A single Triticum dicoccoides isolate Atlit2015 ecotype Zavitan chromosome 2A, WEW_v2.0, whole genome shotgun sequence DNA region contains:
- the LOC119352117 gene encoding auxin-responsive protein SAUR22-like: MAKCGKIRSIVRLQQTLQRWRSRAAAAPAPSGHVAVCVGGESRRFLVRAAHLNHPVFRELLRQSEEEYGFPSTPGPVALPCCDEDRFLDVLRRVSSEGRLLRPFCCRVPVVTSRDVAARPLLQGMTVEKVVW, from the coding sequence ATGGCCAAATGCGGCAAGATACGGAGCATCGTCCGCCTCCAGCAGACGCTGCAGCGGTGGCGgtcccgggccgcggcggcgccggcgccgtCGGGGCACGTGGCGGTGTGCGTGGGCGGCGAGTCGCGGCGGTTCTTGGTGCGCGCGGCGCACCTCAACCACCCCGTGTTCCGGGAGCTGCTCCGGCAGTCGGAGGAGGAGTACGGCTTCCCGTCCACCCCCGGCCCCGTCGCGCTCCCCTGCTGCGACGAGGACCGCTTCCTCGACGTCCTCCGCCGCGTGTCCTCCGAGGGCCGCCTCCTCCGCCCGTTCTGCTGCCGCGTGCCGGTCGTCACCAGCCGCGACGTCGCCGCGCGGCCGTTGCTGCAGGGCATGACGGTGGAGAAGGTCGTGTGGTGA